The window CGGAGCGCGACGAGGGAGAGCATCTCGTAGGCGAGGTTCGCCGCGAGGAAGGCAGTCTGGTCCGCCGGGTCGTAGGCGGGGATGACCTCGACGACATCGAAGCCGACGAAGTCGATGCCCGTCAGCCCGCGGACGATGGCGAGCCCGTCATGGGCGGACAGGCCGCCGGGTTCAGGGGTGCCGGTCCCGGGCGCGAAGGCCGGATCGATGACGTCGATGTCGAAGCTGATGAAGGCCGGCCGCTCGCCGACGCGCTCCCGGATCCGCGCTGCGACGGCCGCCGCGCCCATCGCGAGCACCTCCTCGGTCGTGAGGTAGTCGAGGCCGAGCTCGCTCCGCAGGGCGGTCCAGTCGTCGCGCTCATAGAGCGATCCGCGGAGGCCCACCTCGATCGAGTGCTCGACGTCGACGAGCCCCTCCTCGATCGCCCGCCGCATCCACGTGCCGTGGTTGTAGCGCTCGCCGAAGTAGCTGTCCCAGGCGTCCGTGTGGGCGTCGAAGTCGATGACCGCCACGGGCCCCCGTGAGCGCGTCGCGCGGAGATGGGGGAGCGTGCAGGCGTGGT of the Chloroflexota bacterium genome contains:
- the speB gene encoding agmatinase; translation: MPRYVPEDSLHSPRFTGPATFARLPYVRTLDDVDLAVLGVPFDTGVTYRVGGRFGPNAVRAASVMLRPYNANLDVKPFAVLSCVDYGDVAIVPGYTERSYAAIEAAVGPIVEAGVVPLLIGGDHACTLPHLRATRSRGPVAVIDFDAHTDAWDSYFGERYNHGTWMRRAIEEGLVDVEHSIEVGLRGSLYERDDWTALRSELGLDYLTTEEVLAMGAAAVAARIRERVGERPAFISFDIDVIDPAFAPGTGTPEPGGLSAHDGLAIVRGLTGIDFVGFDVVEVIPAYDPADQTAFLAANLAYEMLSLVALR